The Mycobacteriales bacterium genome has a window encoding:
- a CDS encoding ABC transporter ATP-binding protein translates to MSPRPMLAVRGVTRSFGTVHALTDVSFDVEAGTLVALVGRSGSGKTTLLNVVGGLDRPDAGTVTVDGTDVTALDEEGLSRLRRETVAYVFQTFGLIPVLSAAENVGVPLRLSRTPVAERERRVAVLLDLVGLADHAEQHPDELSGGQQQRVAIARALAASPRLLVADEPTGQLDAETGLAVMALIRGVVESEGVTALVSTHDPVMVALADRVVRIADGRVSA, encoded by the coding sequence GTGAGCCCGCGGCCGATGCTCGCCGTCCGCGGTGTCACCCGCAGCTTCGGCACCGTGCACGCGCTGACCGACGTCTCCTTCGACGTCGAGGCCGGGACCCTGGTCGCGCTGGTCGGCCGGTCCGGGTCGGGCAAGACCACGCTGCTCAACGTCGTCGGCGGGCTGGACCGACCGGACGCCGGCACCGTCACCGTCGACGGCACCGACGTCACCGCGCTGGACGAGGAGGGCTTGAGCCGGCTCCGCCGGGAGACCGTCGCGTACGTCTTCCAGACCTTCGGGCTCATCCCGGTCCTGTCCGCGGCCGAGAACGTCGGCGTCCCGCTGCGCCTGAGCCGGACGCCGGTGGCCGAGCGGGAGCGCCGCGTCGCCGTCCTGCTCGACCTCGTCGGGCTGGCCGACCACGCCGAGCAGCACCCGGACGAGCTGTCGGGCGGGCAGCAGCAGCGGGTCGCGATCGCCCGTGCGCTGGCGGCGTCGCCGCGGCTGCTCGTCGCGGACGAGCCGACCGGGCAGCTCGACGCCGAGACCGGGCTGGCGGTGATGGCGCTGATCCGCGGCGTGGTCGAGTCCGAGGGCGTGACCGCGCTCGTCTCCACCCACGACCCGGTGATGGTCGCGTTGGCCGACCGGGTCGTCCGAATCGCCGACGGGCGGGTCAGCGCGTGA
- a CDS encoding FtsX-like permease family protein: MRALVRGAWAERWSLLLAAVVVGVATLLASAVPVAIGRTADDAVRDAVTRAGTDATVVVNAPFEEEDPSQRLRVSRTAAILDQDASLARFQLGPALAAAFRPPVPALRSTLLQVTGGGPGRTFRLAYVGGARVAWVAGGPPAAAVPAAAAGDVVPPDSGPWPVQVALSQPVAAALGVGPGDRVPVRDPRGQALDVRVSGVFRPLDAADPGWGTAPLLAGGATTAGLLSADSVPDARLALNPDEVTPTVTFTPEPSRLRSRDAEPFAAAIVALKASSGTEEASFFRWQSGLDGVLRDAQARIVAATAQADVLLVGLVVSAALMLLLAADLLVRRRTPVLATLRERGASLPQLGAGLVGESAVVALVGAAAGRAAGLWTVPVLVVAVLATPGFGLWAAARATPARRVPANRTARRSAARTRQLRRAAGELAVVLLAVGAFAALVQRGAQGVLPAAAPTLGAVVGALVVLRLLPAGVAFGLARALRSPRSLPVLGAARAAATSTRALPLLVLVVPTALLAVALAVRGTEGDRPLEEGLRRLASVSAVVLLVLAALGVVLAAATTAPARAVTLARLRTLGLRPRDARLVAAGELLPPVLAGAIAGTALGVLLAHLAVARVVGHAVTVPWTAALPIPLLALTATLVVATESRGRLAQTLRAGTA; this comes from the coding sequence GTGAGGGCGCTCGTGCGGGGGGCGTGGGCGGAGCGGTGGTCGCTGCTGCTGGCCGCGGTCGTGGTCGGCGTCGCGACGCTGCTCGCGTCCGCCGTACCGGTCGCGATCGGGAGGACCGCCGACGACGCCGTCCGGGACGCCGTCACCCGGGCCGGGACCGACGCGACCGTCGTGGTGAACGCGCCGTTCGAAGAGGAGGACCCGTCCCAGCGGCTGCGGGTCTCGCGCACGGCCGCGATCCTCGACCAGGACGCGAGCCTGGCCCGGTTCCAGCTCGGGCCCGCGCTGGCGGCGGCGTTCCGGCCGCCGGTGCCGGCGCTGCGCAGCACGCTGCTGCAGGTCACCGGCGGCGGCCCCGGCCGCACGTTCCGGCTCGCGTACGTCGGCGGCGCCCGGGTCGCCTGGGTCGCCGGCGGCCCGCCCGCGGCGGCGGTCCCGGCCGCGGCCGCCGGCGACGTCGTCCCGCCGGACTCCGGTCCGTGGCCGGTGCAGGTCGCCCTGTCCCAGCCGGTCGCGGCCGCGCTCGGGGTCGGCCCGGGCGACCGCGTCCCCGTCCGGGACCCGCGGGGTCAGGCGCTCGACGTCCGGGTCAGCGGCGTCTTCCGCCCGCTCGACGCGGCCGACCCGGGCTGGGGGACCGCGCCGCTGCTCGCCGGCGGCGCCACGACGGCCGGGCTGCTGAGTGCCGACTCGGTGCCCGACGCGCGGCTCGCACTCAACCCGGACGAGGTGACGCCGACGGTCACGTTCACGCCGGAGCCGAGCCGACTGCGCTCCCGGGACGCGGAGCCGTTCGCCGCCGCGATCGTCGCCCTCAAGGCCTCCTCCGGCACGGAGGAGGCCTCGTTCTTCCGGTGGCAGAGCGGGCTCGACGGCGTGCTGCGGGACGCGCAGGCCCGGATCGTGGCCGCGACCGCCCAGGCCGACGTGCTCCTCGTCGGCCTCGTGGTGAGCGCGGCGCTGATGCTGCTGCTCGCGGCCGACCTGCTCGTCCGGCGGCGTACGCCGGTGCTCGCCACCCTGCGCGAGCGCGGCGCGTCCCTGCCTCAGCTTGGCGCCGGGCTCGTCGGGGAGTCGGCCGTGGTCGCACTGGTGGGGGCGGCGGCCGGACGGGCGGCCGGCCTCTGGACCGTGCCGGTCCTGGTGGTCGCCGTGCTCGCCACTCCCGGGTTCGGCCTCTGGGCGGCGGCCCGGGCGACCCCGGCCCGGCGGGTCCCGGCGAACCGTACGGCCCGGCGGTCGGCCGCCCGGACGAGGCAGCTGCGCCGGGCGGCCGGCGAGCTCGCGGTCGTCCTGCTCGCGGTCGGGGCGTTCGCCGCGCTGGTCCAGCGGGGCGCGCAGGGCGTCCTGCCGGCGGCGGCGCCGACACTCGGGGCCGTGGTCGGCGCGCTCGTGGTGCTGCGGCTGCTCCCGGCCGGCGTCGCGTTCGGGCTGGCGCGCGCCCTGCGTTCGCCCCGCAGCCTTCCCGTGCTCGGTGCTGCCAGAGCCGCGGCGACGTCCACACGGGCGCTGCCGCTGCTCGTCCTGGTCGTGCCGACCGCGCTGCTCGCGGTCGCCCTCGCGGTCCGCGGCACCGAGGGCGACCGTCCGCTGGAGGAGGGGCTCCGCCGCCTGGCGTCCGTCTCGGCCGTCGTGCTGCTCGTCCTGGCGGCGCTCGGCGTCGTGCTGGCCGCCGCGACGACCGCCCCCGCCCGCGCCGTCACGCTGGCCCGGTTGCGCACCCTCGGCCTGCGACCCCGCGACGCCCGCCTGGTCGCGGCCGGCGAGCTCCTCCCGCCGGTCCTCGCCGGCGCGATCGCCGGCACCGCCCTCGGCGTGCTCCTGGCCCACCTCGCCGTCGCCCGCGTCGTCGGCCACGCCGTCACCGTCCCCTGGACGGCCGCCCTCCCGATCCCCCTGCTCGCCCTCACCGCCACCCTCGTCGTCGCCACCGAGTCCCGGGGCCGCCTCGCCCAGACGCTCCGCGCCGGCACCGCGTGA
- a CDS encoding ABC transporter ATP-binding protein: MPDDAVIVCDNLVRIYQRGSIEVQALQGLDLRVGAGEMVAVVGASGSGKSTLLSLLAGTDVPTAGRATVDGWDLLRMTRAERVRYRRHTVGFVRQRTTANLVPYLTARQVVELPMSFARTTGRKTRATALLETLGVAHCADRRPAQLSGGEQLRVALAVALANRPTVLLADEPTGELDTETSVEVFGALRAANQELGVTIVIVTHDPAVSGEVERTVAIRDGRTSSEVLRRQVDGGVVAEEYAVMDRAGRVQVPKDYREALALTRRVRLALESDHVTVRPDRGP, from the coding sequence TTGCCCGACGACGCGGTGATCGTGTGCGACAACCTCGTGCGGATCTATCAACGGGGATCGATCGAGGTCCAGGCGCTGCAGGGGTTGGATCTGCGGGTCGGGGCCGGCGAGATGGTCGCGGTGGTGGGCGCGTCGGGGTCCGGGAAGTCGACGCTGCTGTCGCTGCTGGCGGGCACGGACGTGCCGACCGCCGGACGCGCGACGGTCGACGGCTGGGACCTGCTGAGGATGACCCGGGCCGAGCGGGTGCGGTACCGGCGCCACACGGTCGGGTTCGTCCGGCAGCGGACGACCGCGAACCTCGTCCCGTACCTGACCGCACGGCAGGTGGTCGAGCTGCCGATGTCGTTCGCGCGGACGACCGGCCGCAAGACCCGGGCGACGGCGCTGCTGGAGACGCTCGGGGTCGCGCACTGCGCGGACCGGCGCCCGGCCCAGCTGTCCGGCGGCGAGCAGCTGCGGGTCGCGCTGGCCGTCGCACTGGCCAACCGTCCGACGGTCCTGCTGGCCGACGAACCGACCGGCGAGCTCGACACCGAGACGTCGGTCGAGGTGTTCGGCGCGCTGCGGGCTGCGAACCAGGAGCTGGGCGTGACCATCGTGATCGTCACGCACGATCCGGCGGTCAGCGGCGAGGTCGAGCGTACGGTCGCCATCCGCGACGGCCGGACCAGCAGCGAGGTGCTGCGCCGGCAGGTCGACGGCGGTGTCGTCGCGGAGGAGTACGCGGTGATGGACCGCGCCGGACGGGTACAGGTGCCGAAGGACTACCGGGAGGCGCTCGCGCTGACGCGCCGGGTGCGGCTCGCGCTCGAGTCCGACCACGTCACCGTACGGCCGGACCGCGGGCCGTGA
- a CDS encoding amino acid adenylation domain-containing protein, protein MGRREGATPYMVVLSAFQVLLSKYSGSTDIVVGSPIAGRTRKEVEELIGFFVNTLVLRADLSGDPSFREVLGRVREATLGAYAHQELPFEKLVAELQPERSLSHSPLFQVMFALQNAEGGGALPGLEVSGVGAAMEIAQFDLSLTLWTTPKGLRGALNYGTDLFERGTVERMLGHLERVLEQVTADADVRLSRLELLGEAERALVVEAWNRTEAEYPAELCIHVLFEEQAARTPGAVAVVYEGEALSYAELNAKANRLAHHLRGHGVGPEVRVGVLMERSLEMVVGILAILKAGGAYVPLDPGYPAERLAFTLSDAGVPIVLAQETVRATLAVPDGVELISLDAARVEIAAEPAENPAGGAGPDSVAYVIYTSGSTGRPKGAMNSRRGLDNRLRWMQRAYGLTAADAVLQKTPVGFDVSVWECYWGLLTGARTVVARSGGHRDPAYLTELIETQRVTVAHFVPSMLRVFLDTADLGRCGSLRQVVVSGEELTARLQRRFFDSGLRAGLDNLYGPAEAAIDVTRWQCGPGDEPAVPIGRPVEQTSTYVLDAAGRPLPAGAEGELHLGGVQVGRGYLGRPGLTADRFVPDPFSDTPGSRLYRTGDRARLRPDGALDYLGRLDEQIKLHGVRIELGEVEAVLAAQPGVRAAAAAVRGTADDAVLVGYVVGDAEPRALRTRLAELLPEHTVPGVVVGLDALPLSANGKLDRRALPDPPSAGDGLADGAGSPLERELATLWGELLGRGPIGLDDDFTELGGNSLHAVRFLTRIRSRYEQPLTLWQLFTARTPRELAALLEQDAEGDALPPLRHRADTALVPSSGQQRLWFLDHLSPAAGVAYNVPTASRFRGPLDVAALEAALSDVAGRHEQLRTSFELVGGSLGARAQDRPLPLHVVDLRGQPDAEREAREQADRVAAEHLDLAAAPLGRSVLFRLGDEDHLLVTVLHHLVADGWTMDVVDRDLADAYAARVQGRPPGWVPPGLTYRDFTAWQLTLPDLLAYWRDALDGAPVVLELPADHPRPATRSHRGRRIGLRAPAGLLATVRELAGRTRSTPYVVCLAAFGLLLRELTGRTDQLVASPAAGRPDPALEDVAGFFATTVPVRVRPGDGSFRALVGALHRTALDALDHQYVPFEKLVAELAPAGDLSRPPLAQVALAYQGPLRPYARLDGLAVAPVPVDNGTAKFDLTVELHEVGDELHVVLEYCTDLFEAERAEAMLDRYVDLLGTAVGDPDAAVPALITPLVEPAPLAEPAPLAEAAPFAEAASLAEAAPFAEAAPLVEPAPFAEAASLAEAAPLAEAAAADRRCLHEIFADAAARWPDRIAVSDPGRGLAYRDLDLAANRLAHRLRRAGAGPGVLVGLCADRTVDLVVGVLAVLKAGAAYLPLDPSHPAARLDLVLADADCRILLADAEWAAALAGSGRAVVGLDEPTTGEPEDPPRTGVRPEDAAYVIYTSGSTGRPKGVVVSHANVTRLFTATDADFGFGPEDVWTLFHSIAFDFSVWELWGALRYGGRLVVVPHLTSREPAAFLDLLRVERVTVLNQTPTAFRQLAAVAEDAGFPAHDLRVVVFGGEALDPATLRGWVGGYGTARPRLVNMYGITETTVHVTVRPIALADLTDAGSPIGRPIGDLRVHVLGPDLAELPAGTEGEMYVGGPGVARGYLDRPALTADRFVPDPWGTPGDRLYRTGDLAVRRPDGELEYRGRADSQVKVRGFRVELGEIDRALLDQPGVRAAACVLRADEPGAPRLVAYLVPEPGRAARPADVRAALLERLPGHMVPAAFVPLDALPLSPNGKLDRAGLPRPSSDDLALSGPGVRPRTETERALAQAWSGVLGVDEPDVHDNFFAAGGDSIVAIRLGVAARAAGLPVTVEALFLHPTIAELAAECDRLGGGPAETSGPVVSTGLADLDPADLPADVVDAYPTAAMQLGILFECELSDESELYHDLMSVQVAARFDRPALERALAGLCARHEILRTTFDLGGFREPMQFVHRSAVVPVTVQDLGSGSAEEALADWWRREQADPFDLGRAPLVRCAVLRRTPGSFQLSLAVHHIVLDGWSLAQLMTELLLRYDAGLRGQDAELPPPAARYRDFVAAEQAAAADPTAELFWTERLGPDSAPSAAPDQASQGGAFRELLPDELDADLRRTAADLGLPVKSLFFAAHLAALAALTERPGVVSGLVSSGRPEQEDSDQVLGLLLNILPIRATVSGSWAELARAAFDAERETLPFRRFPLARIQRLAGRDRAVFEVAFNHTDFHVLAGLDALREVRVLDWWFSDQHSFPLMVEVNRVPGSGRRLLEVTASADSRLADSATRLGALLRQALERLAADPSASAEHWSVAR, encoded by the coding sequence CTGGGGCGGCGCGAGGGAGCGACGCCGTACATGGTGGTGCTCTCCGCCTTCCAGGTGCTGCTGTCGAAGTACAGCGGGAGCACGGACATCGTCGTCGGGAGCCCCATCGCGGGCCGGACGAGGAAGGAGGTCGAGGAGCTGATCGGCTTCTTTGTCAACACGCTGGTGCTGCGCGCCGACCTCTCGGGAGACCCGAGCTTCCGGGAGGTGCTGGGGCGGGTGCGGGAGGCGACGCTGGGCGCGTACGCGCACCAGGAGCTTCCCTTCGAGAAGCTGGTGGCCGAGCTGCAGCCGGAGCGCAGCTTGAGCCACTCGCCGCTCTTCCAGGTGATGTTCGCGCTGCAGAACGCCGAGGGCGGGGGCGCTCTTCCGGGGCTGGAGGTCAGCGGAGTCGGAGCGGCCATGGAGATCGCCCAGTTCGATCTCTCCCTGACGCTCTGGACGACCCCCAAGGGGCTGCGTGGCGCGCTGAACTACGGCACGGACCTCTTCGAGCGCGGCACGGTCGAACGGATGCTCGGCCACCTGGAGCGGGTGCTGGAGCAGGTCACCGCGGACGCGGACGTGCGGCTTTCGCGGCTGGAGCTGCTCGGCGAGGCGGAGCGCGCGCTGGTGGTGGAGGCGTGGAACCGGACCGAAGCGGAGTATCCGGCGGAGCTGTGCATCCACGTGCTGTTCGAGGAACAGGCGGCGCGCACGCCGGGGGCGGTCGCGGTCGTCTACGAAGGAGAGGCGCTAAGCTACGCGGAGCTGAACGCAAAGGCCAACCGTCTCGCCCACCACCTGCGCGGCCACGGCGTGGGCCCGGAGGTGCGGGTGGGCGTGCTGATGGAGCGGAGCCTGGAGATGGTGGTCGGCATCCTGGCCATCCTCAAGGCCGGCGGCGCGTACGTGCCGCTGGATCCCGGGTATCCCGCGGAGCGTCTCGCCTTCACCCTGTCCGACGCCGGCGTGCCCATCGTGCTGGCGCAGGAGACGGTGCGCGCGACCCTCGCGGTGCCGGATGGCGTGGAGCTGATCAGCCTCGACGCCGCGCGTGTGGAGATCGCGGCGGAGCCGGCGGAGAACCCGGCGGGCGGCGCGGGGCCGGATTCGGTGGCGTACGTCATCTACACCTCCGGCTCCACCGGCCGCCCCAAGGGCGCCATGAACAGCCGCCGGGGGCTGGACAACCGGCTGCGCTGGATGCAGCGCGCGTACGGGCTGACGGCGGCGGACGCGGTGCTGCAGAAGACCCCGGTCGGCTTCGACGTGTCGGTCTGGGAGTGCTACTGGGGCCTGCTCACCGGCGCCCGCACGGTGGTCGCCCGGTCCGGCGGGCACCGCGATCCCGCCTATCTGACCGAGCTGATCGAGACCCAGCGGGTCACCGTCGCGCACTTCGTGCCGTCCATGCTGCGGGTCTTCCTGGACACCGCGGACCTGGGCCGGTGCGGCTCGCTGCGCCAGGTCGTGGTCAGCGGCGAGGAGCTGACGGCCCGGCTGCAAAGGCGGTTCTTCGACAGCGGCCTGCGCGCCGGCCTCGACAACCTGTACGGGCCGGCCGAGGCGGCCATCGACGTGACCCGCTGGCAGTGCGGGCCGGGGGACGAGCCGGCGGTGCCGATCGGCCGCCCGGTCGAGCAGACCAGCACGTACGTCCTGGACGCCGCCGGCCGGCCGCTGCCGGCGGGGGCCGAGGGCGAGCTGCACCTCGGCGGGGTCCAGGTCGGGCGCGGCTACCTGGGGCGGCCGGGGCTGACCGCGGACCGGTTCGTGCCGGACCCGTTCTCGGACACCCCCGGCAGCCGGCTCTACCGGACCGGGGACCGGGCCCGGCTGCGCCCGGACGGCGCGCTGGACTACCTGGGCCGGCTGGACGAGCAGATCAAGCTGCACGGCGTACGGATCGAGCTCGGCGAGGTCGAGGCCGTGCTCGCGGCCCAGCCCGGCGTCCGGGCGGCCGCGGCGGCGGTGCGCGGGACCGCCGACGACGCCGTCCTGGTCGGGTACGTGGTGGGGGACGCCGAGCCGCGGGCGCTGCGGACCCGGCTGGCCGAGCTGCTGCCCGAGCACACCGTGCCCGGCGTCGTCGTCGGGCTGGACGCGCTGCCGCTGTCGGCCAACGGCAAGCTCGACCGCCGGGCCCTGCCGGACCCGCCATCCGCCGGGGACGGTCTCGCCGACGGCGCGGGTAGCCCGCTGGAACGGGAGCTCGCGACCCTGTGGGGCGAGCTGCTCGGCCGCGGGCCGATCGGCCTGGACGACGACTTCACCGAGCTCGGCGGCAACTCGCTGCACGCGGTCCGCTTCCTGACCCGGATCCGGAGCCGGTACGAGCAGCCGCTGACCCTGTGGCAGCTGTTCACCGCGCGGACGCCGCGGGAGCTGGCGGCCCTGCTGGAGCAGGACGCCGAGGGCGACGCCCTGCCGCCCCTGCGGCACCGGGCCGACACGGCGCTGGTGCCCTCGTCGGGCCAGCAGCGGCTCTGGTTCCTGGACCACCTCAGCCCGGCTGCCGGTGTGGCGTACAACGTGCCGACCGCGTCCCGGTTTCGCGGGCCGCTCGACGTGGCCGCGCTGGAGGCCGCGCTGAGCGACGTCGCCGGCCGGCACGAGCAGCTGCGGACGTCCTTCGAGCTGGTCGGGGGGTCGCTCGGCGCGCGGGCGCAGGACCGGCCGCTGCCGCTGCACGTGGTCGACCTGCGCGGGCAGCCCGACGCCGAGCGGGAGGCGCGCGAGCAGGCCGACCGGGTCGCGGCCGAGCACCTGGACCTGGCCGCCGCGCCGCTGGGCCGGAGCGTGCTGTTCCGGTTGGGCGACGAGGACCACCTGCTCGTGACCGTCCTGCACCACCTGGTCGCCGACGGGTGGACGATGGACGTCGTCGATCGCGACCTGGCCGACGCGTACGCCGCGCGGGTCCAGGGCCGGCCGCCCGGGTGGGTTCCGCCCGGCCTGACGTACCGCGACTTCACCGCCTGGCAGCTCACGCTGCCCGATCTGCTCGCGTACTGGCGGGATGCGCTCGACGGCGCCCCGGTCGTGCTGGAACTGCCGGCCGACCACCCGCGGCCCGCCACCCGCAGCCACCGCGGCCGGCGGATCGGTCTCCGCGCGCCGGCCGGCCTGCTGGCGACCGTCCGGGAGCTGGCCGGCCGGACCCGGAGCACGCCGTACGTGGTCTGCCTGGCCGCGTTCGGCCTGCTGCTGCGGGAGCTCACCGGCCGGACCGACCAGCTCGTCGCCTCGCCCGCGGCGGGCCGGCCCGACCCCGCGCTGGAGGACGTGGCCGGCTTCTTCGCCACCACCGTGCCCGTCCGCGTACGCCCCGGCGACGGGTCCTTCCGGGCGCTCGTCGGGGCTCTGCACCGCACGGCCCTGGACGCGCTGGACCACCAGTACGTGCCGTTCGAGAAGCTCGTGGCCGAGCTCGCGCCGGCCGGCGACCTGTCCCGGCCGCCGCTGGCGCAGGTGGCGCTGGCCTATCAGGGGCCGCTGCGGCCGTACGCGCGGCTCGACGGGCTGGCTGTGGCGCCGGTCCCGGTGGACAACGGGACCGCGAAGTTCGACCTGACCGTCGAGCTGCACGAGGTCGGGGACGAGCTGCACGTGGTCCTCGAGTACTGCACCGACCTGTTCGAGGCCGAGCGGGCCGAGGCGATGCTCGACCGGTACGTCGACCTGCTGGGCACCGCCGTCGGCGATCCCGACGCCGCGGTCCCGGCGCTCATCACCCCGCTCGTCGAGCCGGCGCCGCTTGCCGAGCCGGCGCCGCTTGCCGAGGCGGCGCCGTTTGCCGAGGCGGCCTCGCTCGCTGAGGCGGCGCCGTTTGCCGAGGCGGCGCCGCTCGTCGAGCCGGCGCCGTTTGCCGAGGCGGCCTCGCTCGCTGAGGCGGCGCCGCTTGCCGAGGCGGCCGCTGCGGATCGGCGTTGTCTGCATGAGATCTTCGCCGACGCCGCCGCGCGCTGGCCGGACCGGATCGCCGTCTCCGATCCCGGCCGCGGGCTCGCGTACCGGGACCTGGACCTGGCCGCGAACCGGCTCGCCCACCGGCTGCGCCGGGCCGGCGCCGGTCCCGGGGTACTGGTCGGGCTGTGCGCCGACCGTACGGTCGACCTCGTCGTCGGCGTGCTGGCCGTGCTCAAGGCCGGGGCCGCGTACCTGCCGCTTGATCCCTCCCATCCGGCCGCCCGGCTGGACCTGGTCCTGGCCGACGCCGACTGCCGGATCCTGCTGGCGGACGCGGAGTGGGCGGCCGCGCTGGCCGGATCCGGCCGCGCGGTGGTCGGCCTGGACGAGCCGACGACCGGCGAGCCCGAGGACCCGCCCCGGACCGGCGTACGGCCCGAGGACGCGGCCTACGTCATCTACACCTCCGGCTCGACCGGCCGGCCCAAGGGCGTCGTCGTCAGCCATGCGAACGTCACCCGGCTGTTCACCGCGACCGACGCCGACTTCGGCTTCGGACCCGAGGACGTCTGGACGCTGTTCCACTCGATCGCCTTCGACTTCTCGGTCTGGGAGCTGTGGGGCGCGCTCCGGTACGGCGGCCGCCTCGTCGTGGTCCCGCACCTGACCAGCCGGGAGCCGGCCGCGTTCCTCGACCTGCTCCGGGTCGAGCGGGTGACCGTGCTCAACCAGACGCCGACGGCGTTCCGGCAGCTGGCGGCCGTCGCCGAGGACGCCGGCTTCCCCGCCCACGACCTGCGCGTGGTGGTCTTCGGCGGGGAGGCGCTGGACCCGGCGACGCTGCGCGGCTGGGTCGGCGGCTACGGCACCGCCCGGCCGCGGCTGGTCAACATGTACGGGATCACCGAGACCACCGTGCACGTGACCGTCCGCCCGATCGCCCTGGCCGACCTCACCGACGCGGGCAGCCCGATCGGCCGGCCGATCGGGGACCTCCGGGTGCACGTCCTCGGCCCGGACCTGGCCGAGCTGCCGGCCGGCACCGAGGGCGAGATGTACGTCGGCGGACCGGGCGTGGCCCGTGGCTACCTGGACCGGCCGGCCCTGACCGCGGACCGGTTCGTGCCGGACCCGTGGGGCACCCCGGGCGACCGGCTGTACCGCACCGGCGACCTCGCCGTACGGCGTCCGGACGGCGAGCTGGAGTACCGGGGGCGGGCGGACAGCCAGGTGAAGGTCCGGGGGTTCCGGGTCGAGCTCGGCGAGATCGACCGGGCGTTGCTGGACCAGCCCGGTGTCCGGGCGGCGGCCTGCGTGCTGCGGGCGGACGAGCCGGGCGCGCCCAGGCTGGTCGCCTACCTCGTCCCGGAGCCGGGCCGGGCGGCCCGGCCGGCGGACGTCCGCGCGGCGCTGCTGGAGCGGCTGCCCGGGCACATGGTGCCGGCCGCCTTCGTCCCGCTCGACGCGCTGCCGCTGTCGCCCAACGGCAAGCTCGACCGGGCCGGCCTGCCGCGGCCGTCGTCCGACGACCTCGCGCTGTCCGGGCCCGGGGTGCGGCCGCGGACCGAGACCGAGCGCGCGCTGGCGCAGGCGTGGTCGGGGGTGCTCGGCGTCGACGAGCCCGACGTGCACGACAACTTCTTCGCCGCCGGCGGCGACTCGATCGTCGCCATCCGACTGGGGGTGGCGGCCCGCGCGGCCGGGCTGCCGGTCACCGTCGAGGCGCTCTTCCTGCATCCGACGATTGCCGAGCTCGCCGCGGAGTGCGACCGGCTCGGGGGCGGCCCGGCCGAGACGTCCGGTCCGGTGGTGTCGACCGGGCTGGCCGACCTCGACCCGGCGGACCTGCCCGCCGACGTGGTCGACGCCTACCCGACCGCGGCGATGCAGCTCGGGATCCTCTTCGAGTGCGAGCTGTCCGACGAGTCCGAGCTCTACCACGACCTGATGAGCGTGCAGGTCGCCGCCCGGTTCGACCGGCCGGCGCTGGAACGGGCGCTGGCCGGCCTCTGCGCCCGGCACGAGATCCTGCGGACCACCTTCGACCTGGGCGGCTTCCGGGAGCCGATGCAGTTCGTGCACCGCAGCGCCGTGGTGCCGGTGACCGTGCAGGACCTCGGGTCCGGCTCGGCCGAGGAGGCGCTGGCGGACTGGTGGCGCCGGGAGCAGGCCGACCCGTTCGACCTGGGCCGGGCGCCGCTGGTCCGCTGTGCCGTGCTGCGCCGGACGCCCGGGTCGTTCCAGCTTTCGCTGGCCGTCCACCACATCGTGCTCGACGGCTGGAGCCTCGCGCAGCTGATGACCGAGCTGCTGCTGCGGTACGACGCCGGGCTGCGCGGCCAGGACGCCGAGCTGCCACCCCCGGCCGCGCGCTACCGCGACTTCGTCGCCGCCGAGCAGGCGGCGGCGGCCGACCCGACCGCTGAGCTCTTCTGGACCGAGCGGCTCGGCCCCGACAGCGCTCCGTCCGCGGCGCCGGACCAGGCGTCGCAGGGGGGCGCCTTCCGGGAGCTGCTGCCGGACGAGCTGGACGCGGACCTCCGGCGTACTGCGGCGGACCTGGGCCTGCCGGTGAAGAGCCTGTTCTTCGCCGCCCACCTGGCCGCCCTGGCCGCGCTGACCGAGCGGCCCGGCGTGGTCAGCGGCCTGGTCTCCAGCGGCCGGCCGGAGCAGGAGGACTCCGACCAGGTCCTCGGCCTGCTGCTGAACATCCTGCCGATCCGGGCGACCGTGTCCGGGTCCTGGGCCGAGCTGGCCCGGGCGGCGTTCGACGCCGAGCGGGAGACCCTGCCGTTCCGGCGCTTCCCGCTGGCCCGCATCCAGCGGCTGGCCGGACGCGATCGCGCGGTCTTCGAGGTGGCGTTCAACCACACGGACTTCCACGTGCTGGCCGGGCTCGACGCGCTGCGGGAGGTCCGCGTCCTGGACTGGTGGTTCTCCGACCAGCACAGCTTCCCGCTGATGGTCGAGGTGAACCGGGTGCCCGGCTCGGGACGACGGCTGCTGGAGGTGACGGCGAGCGCGGACAGCCGGCTCGCGGACTCGGCGACCCGGCTCGGTGCGCTCCTCCGGCAGGCCCTGGAGCGCCTCGCCGCCGACCCGTCCGCGTCCGCCGAGCACTGGTCGGTGGCCCGGTAG
- a CDS encoding DUF5655 domain-containing protein, producing MEWTVEDHLRDKPESSVSLFHDFVRLVEVCGPFTYAVAKTTITFKGVRRGFAGARPTPTGLTGYLDLQRAVEDPRFTSAVPYTKRLYVHHFRLTAPSEMDSEFAGWVHEAYAVGAGAHLSS from the coding sequence ATGGAGTGGACGGTCGAGGATCATCTGCGGGACAAGCCGGAGTCGTCGGTGTCGTTGTTCCACGACTTCGTCCGCCTGGTCGAGGTCTGCGGCCCGTTCACGTACGCGGTGGCCAAGACGACGATCACCTTCAAGGGCGTCCGCCGCGGTTTCGCCGGCGCCCGCCCGACCCCGACCGGCCTCACCGGGTACCTCGACCTGCAGCGCGCGGTCGAGGACCCGCGCTTCACCAGCGCGGTCCCGTACACGAAACGCCTGTACGTCCACCACTTCCGCCTCACCGCACCGTCCGAAATGGACAGTGAGTTCGCCGGCTGGGTCCACGAGGCCTACGCCGTCGGCGCCGGCGCCCACCTCAGCTCCTGA